A genomic stretch from Candidatus Thiothrix anitrata includes:
- the dapD gene encoding 2,3,4,5-tetrahydropyridine-2,6-dicarboxylate N-succinyltransferase, with protein sequence MSEVTELQSIIEEAFERRADINPRNADAKTREAVNAALELLNAGKLRIATQHGVGNWEVNQWLKKAVLLSFRLNDNEVMDGGCTQYYDKVPSKFAGMSADEFAAGGVRVVPNAIARRGSYIAPGCVLMPSYVNIGAYVDSGTMVDTWATVGSCAQIGKNVHLSGGVGIGGVLEPVQAGPTIIEDNCFIGARSEVVEGVIVEEGAVISMGVYIGQSTRIYDRETGEVMYGRVPAGSVVVSGNLPSSDGKYSLYCAVIVKKVDAKTRSKVGINELLRDI encoded by the coding sequence ATGTCAGAAGTTACTGAATTACAAAGTATTATCGAAGAAGCGTTCGAGCGTCGTGCCGACATCAACCCACGCAATGCGGACGCGAAAACCCGTGAAGCGGTGAATGCCGCGCTGGAATTGCTGAATGCCGGTAAATTGCGCATTGCTACCCAGCATGGCGTGGGTAACTGGGAAGTGAACCAGTGGCTGAAAAAAGCCGTGTTGTTGTCTTTCCGTTTGAACGATAACGAAGTGATGGATGGCGGTTGCACGCAGTATTACGACAAAGTGCCATCCAAATTTGCGGGCATGAGCGCGGATGAGTTTGCCGCAGGTGGCGTTCGCGTTGTGCCGAATGCGATTGCGCGTCGTGGCTCTTACATCGCTCCCGGCTGCGTATTGATGCCGTCTTACGTCAATATTGGCGCGTATGTGGATAGCGGCACGATGGTGGATACGTGGGCAACCGTGGGTTCTTGCGCACAAATTGGCAAGAACGTGCATTTGTCCGGCGGCGTAGGCATCGGCGGCGTGTTAGAGCCAGTGCAAGCAGGTCCGACCATTATCGAAGACAACTGCTTCATCGGCGCACGTTCCGAAGTGGTGGAAGGCGTGATCGTGGAAGAGGGCGCAGTGATTTCAATGGGCGTTTACATCGGTCAAAGCACGCGCATTTATGACCGTGAAACCGGCGAAGTCATGTACGGGCGTGTTCCGGCAGGTTCGGTAGTGGTTTCCGGTAACTTGCCTTCCAGCGATGGTAAATACAGCTTGTATTGCGCCGTTATCGTCAAGAAAGTTGACGCGAAAACCCGCAGCAAAGTGGGCATTAACGAGCTGTTACGCGACATCTAA
- a CDS encoding ATP-binding cassette domain-containing protein, whose amino-acid sequence MRIFNGQAYESQRFHEANVHNMALQMKRMVTELLSTPLVQFMVALALAAMVYIATRESTLETLSPGTFMSFIMSMILLLTPIRNLTQLNLQLQTAIAAGEGIFGLLDSPPEPDNGTRTLSHCQGAVRLQDVNFVYPGTDKAVLRNITVDVKPGEKIALVGKSGSGKTTLVNLLPRFHDVSSGVITLDDVPLAELQLANLRAQIAYVGQDIVLFNDSVRNNIAYGDMRGMPDDAIKAAAEAAYALEFIEKLPQGFDTLIGDNGVTLSGGQRQRLSIARAILSPAPVLILDEATSALDTESERHIQAALERLLANRTTFIIAHRLSTIENADRILVMHDGAIIESGQHAELLALGGQYARLHAMQFRDETPV is encoded by the coding sequence ATGCGTATTTTTAACGGGCAAGCTTACGAATCCCAGCGTTTTCATGAAGCCAATGTGCATAATATGGCATTGCAAATGAAGCGCATGGTGACTGAATTGCTCAGTACGCCACTGGTGCAGTTCATGGTGGCGTTGGCATTAGCTGCGATGGTGTACATTGCGACACGCGAATCGACATTGGAAACACTCTCGCCCGGCACGTTCATGTCTTTCATTATGTCGATGATTTTATTGTTAACGCCAATCCGTAACCTGACGCAATTGAACCTGCAATTACAAACTGCGATTGCAGCGGGTGAAGGCATTTTCGGCTTATTGGACAGCCCGCCAGAACCCGATAACGGCACGCGCACTTTAAGCCATTGCCAAGGTGCGGTGCGTTTGCAGGACGTTAACTTTGTGTATCCGGGAACCGATAAAGCGGTATTACGCAATATTACTGTCGACGTTAAACCGGGCGAAAAAATTGCTTTGGTGGGCAAATCGGGTAGTGGTAAAACCACGTTAGTTAATTTATTACCGCGCTTCCACGATGTCAGTAGCGGGGTAATTACGCTGGATGACGTGCCGTTAGCCGAGTTGCAACTGGCGAATTTGCGGGCGCAAATCGCTTACGTGGGGCAAGACATCGTGTTGTTTAATGACAGTGTGCGCAATAATATTGCTTACGGCGATATGCGTGGAATGCCTGACGATGCAATCAAAGCCGCTGCTGAAGCCGCTTACGCGCTGGAATTTATCGAGAAATTGCCGCAAGGTTTCGATACGTTGATTGGCGATAACGGCGTAACTTTATCCGGTGGGCAACGCCAACGGCTGTCGATTGCCCGTGCTATTTTATCCCCCGCGCCCGTTTTGATCTTGGATGAAGCGACTTCCGCACTTGATACCGAATCCGAACGCCATATTCAGGCCGCGCTGGAACGCTTACTCGCGAACCGCACCACCTTCATTATTGCCCACCGGCTTTCCACCATTGAAAACGCAGACCGTATTTTGGTAATGCACGACGGAGCCATTATCGAGTCGGGTCAACACGCTGAATTACTGGCTTTGGGCGGTCAATACGCACGTTTGCACGCCATGCAGTTCCGTGATGAAACGCCAGTTTGA
- the ppk1 gene encoding polyphosphate kinase 1: protein MQEDNPPFDLANPQYYINRELSLLAFNCRVLELAQDASLPLLERLKFLCISSSNLDEFFEVRVASLKQQLSLELTSIGADALSPTAALQRIHEVTHDLVDRQYKLLNETLIPALKQERIHFVRRTHWDATQRAWLSDYFDRELMPLLSPLGLDPAHPFPNVINKSLNFIVSLNGTDAFGREIDTAIVQAPRTLPRIIRLPTAMAPSENSFVFLSSILHAFIDRLFPEMMVLGCYQFRLTRNSNMYVDEEEIDDLLQAMQGGLPQRNHGAVVRLEVSDHCPQDNIDYLLEQFQLSAADVYNVNGPVNLNRLMAICDLADRPDLRFPPFRPAPSLVEHHPDLFARIRQGDVLLHHPYQSFQSVVDFIAQAAKDPEVLAIKMTLYRTGKQSILVEHLARAARAGKEVTVVMELRARFDEEANIGLTSQLQHAGAHVVYGVVGYKTHAKLCLVVRREAGRLHRYAHLGTGNYHAGTARLYTDFGLFTVNAAITEDLHKIFHMLTGLGRIHDLKHLLASPFTLHTAVIAKIQREIEHAREGKAALIQARMNSLIEPQVIEALYQASQAGVQVNLIVRGICCLRPGIPGVSTNIHVRSVMGRFLEHPRVFHFLNDGDEELYCSSADWMPRNFFRRVEVAFPILNKKLRQRIMHEAFELYLQDNTQAWELQADGAYIRREPAPDEVASTAQQQLLQLLSPSHL from the coding sequence ATGCAGGAAGATAACCCGCCATTTGATTTGGCTAACCCACAATACTATATCAATCGTGAACTCAGTCTATTGGCCTTCAACTGCCGTGTCCTTGAGTTAGCCCAAGATGCCAGCCTGCCCTTGCTGGAGCGTTTGAAATTTTTGTGCATTTCCAGCTCCAACCTTGACGAGTTTTTCGAGGTGCGCGTTGCCAGCCTCAAACAGCAACTGAGTCTGGAACTGACCTCCATCGGCGCGGATGCGTTATCCCCCACAGCGGCGTTGCAACGCATCCATGAAGTCACCCACGATTTGGTGGATCGTCAATACAAGCTATTGAACGAAACACTGATTCCCGCGTTGAAACAAGAGCGCATCCACTTTGTCAGGCGCACCCATTGGGATGCCACCCAACGTGCTTGGCTGTCGGATTACTTTGACCGCGAATTGATGCCACTGCTCAGCCCGCTGGGGCTTGACCCGGCACATCCGTTCCCGAATGTGATTAACAAAAGCCTCAATTTCATTGTCAGCCTCAACGGTACGGATGCATTCGGGCGTGAAATTGACACCGCGATTGTGCAAGCACCACGCACGTTACCGCGCATTATTCGCCTGCCAACAGCGATGGCTCCCAGTGAAAACAGTTTTGTGTTTTTGTCATCCATTTTACACGCCTTCATTGACCGCTTATTCCCTGAAATGATGGTGCTGGGGTGCTACCAATTCCGCCTGACCCGCAACAGCAATATGTATGTCGATGAGGAAGAAATCGACGATCTGTTACAAGCGATGCAAGGCGGCTTACCGCAGCGTAATCACGGTGCGGTGGTGCGATTGGAAGTGTCGGATCATTGCCCGCAAGACAATATCGACTACCTGCTGGAGCAATTCCAACTCAGCGCAGCGGATGTTTACAACGTTAATGGCCCGGTAAATCTGAATCGGTTAATGGCTATTTGTGATCTGGCGGATCGCCCGGATTTACGTTTCCCGCCGTTTCGTCCCGCACCTTCGTTGGTAGAACATCACCCGGATTTGTTTGCACGGATTCGCCAAGGCGATGTATTGCTGCATCATCCTTACCAAAGCTTCCAATCGGTGGTCGATTTTATTGCGCAAGCCGCCAAAGACCCGGAAGTTCTCGCGATTAAAATGACCTTGTACCGCACTGGTAAGCAATCCATTTTAGTGGAACACCTCGCACGGGCAGCGCGTGCTGGCAAAGAAGTTACCGTAGTGATGGAATTGCGGGCGCGATTTGATGAGGAAGCCAATATCGGCCTCACCAGTCAATTGCAACACGCCGGAGCGCACGTGGTTTACGGAGTGGTAGGTTACAAAACGCACGCCAAACTGTGTCTGGTGGTGCGTCGCGAAGCCGGTCGCTTACACCGTTACGCGCACCTCGGCACGGGCAATTACCACGCGGGAACCGCACGGCTTTACACCGATTTCGGGTTATTCACGGTTAATGCGGCGATTACCGAAGACTTGCATAAAATCTTCCACATGCTCACCGGCTTGGGGCGCATCCACGATCTCAAGCATTTGCTGGCTTCACCGTTTACCTTGCACACCGCTGTGATTGCCAAAATTCAGCGCGAAATCGAACACGCCCGCGAAGGGAAAGCAGCCTTGATTCAGGCACGCATGAATTCCTTGATTGAACCGCAAGTCATTGAAGCACTGTATCAAGCCTCACAAGCAGGGGTGCAAGTGAATCTGATTGTGCGCGGCATTTGCTGCTTACGCCCCGGCATTCCCGGTGTGTCGACCAATATTCATGTGCGTTCGGTAATGGGACGGTTTTTGGAACATCCGCGTGTGTTTCATTTCCTGAATGACGGTGATGAGGAATTGTACTGTTCCAGTGCGGACTGGATGCCACGCAATTTCTTCCGGCGGGTGGAAGTCGCGTTTCCGATTTTGAATAAAAAGCTGCGCCAGCGCATTATGCATGAAGCGTTTGAATTGTACTTACAGGACAACACTCAAGCGTGGGAATTGCAGGCGGATGGGGCGTATATACGGCGCGAACCTGCACCGGACGAAGTAGCCTCAACAGCGCAACAACAATTGTTGCAACTGCTGAGTCCCAGCCACCTTTAA
- a CDS encoding ABC transporter permease, protein MTTPQTTGWSVYRRLLGYSLKYWPYLLLAVVGLVAGAITQPLFAWILGPLLDKAILQKDASVIQWLPLGILGIFLLRGAAMFLSGYYMGLVGRKVTQVLRDQIFSHMLRLPIPFFETTPSGKLLAYVSYYADQVANASIRGVTSLVQDSVTILGLLALMFYQSWQLTLGMMFVVPFIALIVVYVTRRMRRLSHKVQDSVGDVTANFPRDDSRLQNHAYF, encoded by the coding sequence ATGACAACACCCCAGACTACCGGCTGGTCGGTTTATCGACGACTGCTCGGTTATTCGCTGAAATATTGGCCTTATTTACTGTTGGCGGTGGTGGGTTTAGTCGCAGGGGCGATAACCCAGCCGTTATTTGCGTGGATTCTGGGGCCATTGCTGGATAAAGCCATTCTGCAAAAAGATGCTTCAGTGATCCAGTGGTTGCCACTGGGTATTTTGGGTATTTTCCTGTTACGCGGAGCCGCGATGTTTTTATCCGGCTATTACATGGGGCTGGTTGGACGCAAAGTCACTCAAGTCCTGCGTGATCAGATTTTCAGCCATATGCTGCGTTTACCCATTCCCTTTTTTGAAACCACTCCATCCGGCAAATTGCTGGCTTACGTCAGTTATTACGCTGATCAGGTGGCAAACGCGAGCATTCGTGGGGTGACTTCGCTGGTGCAGGATTCAGTGACGATCTTAGGGTTGTTAGCGTTAATGTTTTATCAAAGCTGGCAATTGACTCTGGGCATGATGTTTGTAGTGCCGTTCATTGCATTGATTGTGGTGTATGTGACGCGACGGATGCGTCGTTTGAGCCATAAAGTACAGGATTCGGTGGGGGATGTGACTGCAAATTTCCCACGAGATGATTCGCGGCTACAAAATCATGCGTATTTTTAA
- the dapC gene encoding succinyldiaminopimelate transaminase: MNPDLARLQPYPFERIRALLNGITPPALPMVSLAMGEPKHPTPDFIHEAIKANMAGLANYPLTKGNPGLREAIAGWLTRRFQLPMGSVDVERHVLPVNGTREALFAFAQAVVKRSADASVVMPNPFYQIYEGAALLAGAQPVFLNCTQENGFIPDFAAVEPEVWQRCQLLYICSPGNPTGAVMPLETLQQVLRLAEQYDFIVASDECYSELYVDETQPPAGLLQAAAQMGNTTWKRCVVFHSLSKRSNAPGMRSGFVAGDADVLQQFLLYRTYHGCAMPPPFQVASAAAWNDEAHVLLNRELYRQKFTAVMEILAPVMAVAMPAAGFYLWPQTPVDDATFTRELFARAHVNVVPGSYLSREADGLNPGAGRVRLALVASLEACIEAAGRIRHVVETL, from the coding sequence ATGAATCCTGATCTTGCCCGTTTGCAACCTTACCCCTTTGAGCGTATTCGCGCATTACTCAACGGTATTACGCCGCCAGCATTGCCTATGGTATCGCTGGCAATGGGCGAACCTAAACACCCGACCCCGGATTTTATCCATGAAGCGATTAAAGCTAACATGGCGGGTTTGGCGAATTACCCATTGACCAAAGGTAATCCGGGTTTGCGTGAAGCAATTGCCGGATGGCTGACACGCCGTTTTCAGTTGCCTATGGGGAGTGTGGATGTTGAGCGGCATGTATTGCCGGTGAATGGCACGCGTGAAGCGTTGTTTGCGTTTGCACAAGCGGTGGTGAAACGCTCAGCAGATGCTAGTGTGGTGATGCCCAACCCGTTTTATCAGATTTACGAAGGTGCGGCACTTTTGGCTGGTGCGCAACCGGTGTTTCTCAATTGTACCCAAGAGAACGGTTTTATCCCGGATTTCGCAGCGGTAGAGCCTGAAGTGTGGCAACGTTGCCAGCTTTTGTACATTTGCAGCCCCGGTAATCCGACTGGCGCGGTGATGCCGCTGGAAACCTTGCAACAGGTATTACGTTTGGCGGAACAGTATGATTTTATCGTCGCTTCGGACGAGTGCTATTCCGAGTTGTATGTCGATGAAACTCAGCCGCCAGCCGGTTTGTTACAGGCCGCCGCACAAATGGGGAATACCACTTGGAAGCGTTGTGTGGTATTTCATAGCTTGTCGAAGCGTTCTAATGCACCGGGAATGCGCTCAGGATTCGTGGCAGGTGATGCGGATGTGTTACAACAGTTCTTGCTGTATCGCACCTATCACGGTTGTGCGATGCCGCCGCCGTTTCAGGTTGCGAGTGCCGCTGCTTGGAATGATGAAGCGCACGTATTGCTCAATCGCGAATTATACCGACAAAAATTCACGGCAGTGATGGAAATACTCGCGCCAGTCATGGCAGTAGCAATGCCTGCTGCTGGTTTTTATTTGTGGCCGCAAACGCCGGTAGATGACGCAACCTTTACCCGTGAATTATTCGCACGAGCACATGTGAATGTGGTTCCGGGTAGTTATTTATCACGCGAAGCCGATGGGCTGAATCCGGGGGCAGGGCGGGTGCGCCTTGCGCTGGTGGCTTCGCTGGAAGCTTGTATCGAAGCGGCTGGACGTATCCGGCACGTGGTCGAAACCCTTTAA
- a CDS encoding MotA/TolQ/ExbB proton channel family protein: MFELIQSGGIMMFPLILSSIIAVAIIIERFMSLRVGKVVPAEDMERARKLASSPRLLDAQIDELRNGSLMGRVLATGLDSRELPRHIMKENVEEAGRHAVQELERYLPALSTIVTITPMMGLLGTVLGMIGVFSAINTAGVGNPQQLAGGISEALITTVAGLLIAIVTLVFERYFKARVNGYVTTMEREALRLIEITNSNRKTPQPPSAAARPSAASAAAQAAAAAARPTPPARGGNAA, translated from the coding sequence ATGTTTGAATTAATTCAATCCGGCGGCATTATGATGTTCCCGCTGATCTTGAGTTCGATCATCGCAGTCGCGATCATCATTGAGCGTTTTATGTCGTTGCGCGTTGGTAAAGTAGTCCCTGCCGAAGATATGGAACGCGCCCGTAAACTTGCTAGTAGTCCGCGCTTGCTGGATGCACAAATTGATGAGTTACGCAACGGTTCATTGATGGGGCGGGTGTTAGCAACAGGTTTGGATAGTCGTGAATTACCGCGCCACATTATGAAAGAAAACGTTGAGGAAGCCGGGCGACATGCGGTGCAGGAGTTGGAGCGTTATCTGCCAGCGTTGAGCACGATTGTTACCATTACGCCGATGATGGGTTTACTGGGAACGGTTTTGGGCATGATTGGCGTGTTCAGCGCGATTAATACCGCAGGGGTGGGTAATCCGCAACAATTGGCAGGCGGTATTTCTGAAGCATTGATCACCACGGTGGCGGGTTTGCTGATTGCGATTGTGACCCTAGTATTCGAGCGTTATTTTAAAGCGCGTGTTAATGGGTATGTAACCACGATGGAGCGTGAAGCTCTGCGCTTAATCGAAATTACTAATTCCAACCGTAAAACCCCGCAACCGCCCAGTGCTGCTGCGCGTCCGTCGGCGGCAAGTGCTGCTGCTCAAGCTGCTGCCGCTGCTGCACGACCTACACCGCCAGCGCGTGGAGGAAATGCGGCATGA
- a CDS encoding c-type cytochrome yields the protein MKKIVVSVSALFLALGVLTGCNETEAPKAEAPKAEEAKPAEQAAAPAQAAPAAAPAAAPAPAPSSNPMTAMTDAANSAATAMGDAAKAAGTAATQAADSATQAAADAAKAAGDATTKAVDSAATATGDAAAQTADAAAQTAADATQAVGAVNGEKVYKGLCFSCHDSGVAGAPKLGDKAAWAPRIATGNDAMYATSLNGKGAMPAKGGNPALSDAEVKAAVDFMVAQSK from the coding sequence ATGAAAAAAATCGTTGTTAGCGTTTCCGCACTATTTCTGGCTTTAGGCGTATTAACTGGTTGTAATGAGACAGAAGCACCTAAAGCTGAAGCTCCAAAAGCTGAAGAAGCGAAGCCAGCTGAGCAAGCTGCAGCCCCGGCACAAGCAGCTCCAGCGGCTGCTCCTGCGGCAGCCCCAGCCCCTGCGCCTAGTAGCAACCCAATGACTGCAATGACTGACGCGGCTAATAGCGCGGCAACTGCAATGGGCGATGCAGCAAAAGCAGCAGGCACAGCGGCAACGCAAGCGGCTGATTCTGCGACTCAAGCAGCGGCTGATGCAGCGAAAGCAGCGGGCGATGCAACTACTAAGGCAGTAGATTCTGCGGCTACAGCAACTGGCGATGCAGCAGCGCAAACCGCTGATGCTGCGGCTCAGACTGCGGCAGATGCTACACAGGCAGTCGGTGCAGTAAACGGTGAGAAAGTTTATAAAGGATTGTGCTTTAGCTGCCATGATTCCGGCGTGGCTGGCGCACCGAAGTTGGGTGATAAAGCGGCTTGGGCACCACGTATTGCGACAGGTAATGATGCAATGTACGCCACGTCGCTGAATGGTAAGGGCGCAATGCCAGCAAAAGGCGGCAACCCTGCGCTGTCTGATGCGGAAGTGAAAGCTGCGGTTGATTTCATGGTTGCTCAATCTAAGTAA
- a CDS encoding ExbD/TolR family protein yields the protein MKFRTRERRESTVDLTSLIDVVFMLLIFFMVTTTFDKNAQIKIELPTAETMVVPSDQNDKLDLLIDGQGRYYINGREVLNNKPETLFQAMSQTLDDMQAKGQNAPPLLISADAGVSYQSVLTAMDIAGRLGLTNFSMATTESARKP from the coding sequence ATGAAATTTCGCACCCGTGAACGCCGTGAAAGCACCGTCGATTTGACATCGTTGATTGACGTGGTGTTTATGCTGCTGATTTTTTTCATGGTGACGACCACGTTTGATAAAAATGCTCAAATTAAAATTGAGCTACCAACGGCTGAGACGATGGTTGTGCCATCAGATCAGAACGATAAGTTAGATTTGTTGATTGATGGGCAGGGGCGTTACTATATCAATGGACGTGAAGTACTGAACAATAAGCCGGAAACGCTGTTTCAGGCGATGAGTCAGACGTTAGATGACATGCAAGCGAAGGGTCAGAATGCGCCACCGTTATTGATTTCCGCTGATGCTGGCGTTAGCTATCAATCAGTGCTTACGGCGATGGACATTGCTGGACGGCTTGGTTTGACGAATTTTTCGATGGCGACTACTGAGTCTGCCCGTAAACCTTAG
- a CDS encoding lytic transglycosylase domain-containing protein: MKRFLMIFSTVLCGISVLSVAQASTEEPVKQRSMHVCGSTNAEGIERKATPHLESINTYANKYGVNAAMVKAVIAVESCYNSTAVSPKGAQGLMQLIPATAARFGVSDAFNTSQNIHGGTRYLSWLMKRYNGDLYKSLAAYNAGEGAVDKYKGIPPYNETQHYVRRVLTVYNRLSGEAVPLPAGGVAGANGGYSSKSGGRVSSVYLSPFGTGKPGRAGLNTNRARAPHLYKR, encoded by the coding sequence ATGAAGCGTTTCCTGATGATTTTTTCCACCGTTTTATGCGGTATCAGTGTGTTGTCCGTTGCTCAAGCGTCAACCGAAGAGCCAGTGAAACAGCGTTCAATGCATGTTTGTGGCAGCACCAATGCCGAGGGCATTGAGCGCAAAGCTACCCCACACCTAGAATCCATTAATACCTATGCCAATAAGTACGGGGTTAATGCGGCGATGGTGAAAGCCGTGATTGCGGTGGAGTCCTGTTACAACAGCACGGCGGTGTCTCCTAAAGGTGCGCAAGGTTTGATGCAATTGATTCCGGCAACAGCGGCTCGTTTCGGGGTATCAGATGCGTTTAATACCAGCCAAAATATTCATGGTGGCACACGTTATCTGAGTTGGCTGATGAAGCGTTACAACGGTGATCTGTACAAGTCACTGGCTGCTTATAACGCAGGCGAGGGTGCAGTTGATAAATACAAAGGTATTCCACCTTATAACGAAACCCAGCATTACGTGCGCCGCGTATTAACGGTTTATAACCGCTTGAGTGGTGAGGCAGTGCCATTACCGGCGGGCGGTGTAGCGGGTGCTAACGGGGGGTATTCCAGTAAATCGGGCGGACGGGTTTCTTCAGTATATTTATCACCGTTTGGGACAGGAAAGCCGGGACGGGCGGGCTTAAATACTAACCGCGCTCGTGCCCCACACCTTTACAAACGTTAA